In Desulfobulbus oralis, one DNA window encodes the following:
- a CDS encoding phosphoglycerate kinase: MTNLRDLNLQGKRTLVRVDFNVPMNDRGDITDDLRIRMALPTLEYLIGQNAKIILCSHMGRPKGKRAMEFSLAPVAVHLSQLLHKAVPLAPDCIGPEVEKMVVQVQNGELLLLENLRFHAEEEKNDPEFSRQLAALAEVYVNDAFAVSHRAHASVVGVTPHFAARAPGLLLQKEIDYFHRAIDNPARPLVALIGGAKVSGKLQALENMLARVDRLILGGAMANTFLKSQGFDVGASKVEDDLLDSARNLLRRAAERKVKVYLPVDVIAADSFAPDAVSMAVTIQDIPKGWLALDIGPASVQCFREALADAKTIVWNGPMGAFEMDAFSRGTMAMAHEVAAAHALSVTGGGDSNAAIEKSGEADNISYMSTGGGAFLELMEGKELPGIKALQ; the protein is encoded by the coding sequence ATGACAAATCTGCGTGACCTGAACCTGCAGGGCAAGCGGACGCTTGTCCGGGTCGACTTCAATGTGCCCATGAACGACAGGGGCGACATCACGGATGATCTGCGAATCCGCATGGCTCTGCCCACGCTGGAATACCTCATTGGCCAAAACGCCAAGATCATCCTCTGCTCCCATATGGGCCGCCCCAAAGGCAAGCGGGCCATGGAGTTTTCGCTCGCGCCGGTTGCCGTCCATCTGTCGCAGCTCCTGCACAAAGCGGTTCCACTCGCCCCTGACTGCATTGGACCAGAGGTGGAAAAAATGGTCGTGCAGGTGCAGAATGGCGAGCTGCTCCTGCTGGAAAATCTGCGTTTTCACGCGGAAGAGGAAAAAAACGATCCGGAATTTTCCAGACAACTGGCAGCCCTTGCCGAGGTCTATGTCAACGACGCCTTTGCCGTGTCGCACCGCGCCCACGCCTCGGTGGTGGGGGTGACCCCGCATTTTGCCGCCAGGGCGCCGGGCCTCCTGCTGCAAAAGGAAATCGACTATTTTCACCGAGCCATCGACAATCCGGCACGGCCGCTGGTGGCTCTGATCGGCGGCGCCAAGGTTTCCGGCAAACTCCAGGCGCTGGAAAACATGCTCGCCAGGGTGGATCGTCTGATTCTGGGCGGCGCCATGGCCAATACCTTTCTGAAGAGCCAGGGCTTCGATGTCGGCGCCTCCAAGGTGGAAGACGATCTGCTGGACAGCGCACGAAACCTGCTCAGACGGGCCGCTGAGCGCAAGGTCAAAGTCTACCTGCCGGTAGACGTCATTGCGGCTGACAGCTTTGCCCCTGATGCGGTCAGCATGGCGGTGACCATTCAGGACATTCCCAAGGGCTGGCTGGCCCTGGACATCGGCCCGGCCTCGGTGCAGTGTTTCCGGGAGGCGCTGGCCGATGCCAAAACCATTGTCTGGAACGGCCCGATGGGGGCCTTTGAAATGGATGCCTTTTCCCGGGGCACCATGGCCATGGCCCATGAGGTGGCCGCTGCCCATGCGCTCAGCGTGACCGGCGGCGGCGATTCCAACGCGGCCATCGAAAAATCGGGAGAAGCTGACAATATTTCCTACATGTCCACCGGCGGTGGTGCCTTTCTCGAGCTGATGGAAGGCAAGGAACTGCCCGGCATCAAGGCATTGCAATAA
- a CDS encoding acyl-CoA thioesterase translates to MNADDAGKAVFRLEIVVPESTIDGNGHVNNVHYVQWMQNAAEAHSAALGWPAARYRAIGRHWIIRSHNIEYHHSTFAGELIWVQTWVANFKRIKSLRKFRFFRPRDSTVLALASTLFILCDDASGRPVSIPEEVLGDYPIVAPEDEPGL, encoded by the coding sequence ATGAACGCGGATGACGCCGGCAAGGCCGTCTTCCGGCTGGAAATCGTGGTGCCGGAAAGCACCATTGACGGCAACGGGCATGTCAACAACGTGCACTATGTGCAATGGATGCAGAACGCGGCAGAGGCGCATTCCGCCGCGCTCGGCTGGCCTGCCGCGCGTTATCGTGCCATTGGCCGGCACTGGATCATCCGCAGCCACAACATCGAATACCATCACTCCACCTTTGCAGGCGAGCTGATCTGGGTGCAAACCTGGGTCGCAAATTTCAAGCGCATCAAATCTCTGCGCAAATTCCGTTTCTTCAGGCCCAGGGACAGTACCGTCCTGGCTTTGGCCTCGACCCTCTTCATCCTCTGCGATGATGCCAGCGGCCGCCCGGTCAGCATCCCTGAGGAAGTGCTTGGCGACTACCCCATCGTGGCCCCGGAAGACGAACCCGGCCTTTAG
- the tpiA gene encoding triose-phosphate isomerase, with product MKRRPLLAGNWKMHLNIADAVELAKNVAAAAEQSDRDVMIAPAFTALSAVAKALKGSRLFLGAQNVAWEAQGAFTGEIAPPMLTDIGVRMVIIGHSERRHIFLEDDAMINRRLRAALNYDLTPVLCLGETLAEREAGSTFQVLEMQLRGGLQEVSAAQAAQVVLAYEPVWAIGTGRTASTDQAQEAHAFLRRLLAKIYNKNLAETVRVLYGGSVKPDNISALMAQADIDGALVGGAALKIDAFERIIRFQ from the coding sequence ATGAAAAGACGTCCCCTGCTGGCCGGCAACTGGAAAATGCATCTGAACATCGCCGATGCTGTGGAGCTGGCCAAAAATGTCGCTGCGGCGGCAGAGCAATCGGACCGAGATGTCATGATTGCCCCGGCTTTCACGGCCTTGAGCGCCGTGGCAAAAGCGCTGAAGGGCAGCAGGCTTTTCCTGGGCGCGCAGAATGTCGCCTGGGAAGCCCAAGGCGCATTCACGGGCGAAATCGCGCCGCCCATGCTGACCGACATCGGCGTACGCATGGTCATTATCGGCCACTCCGAGCGGCGGCACATTTTTCTGGAAGACGATGCCATGATCAACCGCCGTCTGCGCGCAGCCCTGAACTATGACCTGACGCCGGTGCTCTGCCTGGGCGAAACCCTGGCCGAACGCGAGGCCGGCAGCACCTTCCAGGTCCTGGAAATGCAGTTGCGGGGCGGCCTGCAGGAGGTGAGCGCCGCCCAGGCCGCGCAGGTGGTTCTGGCCTACGAACCGGTCTGGGCCATCGGTACCGGCAGGACAGCGAGCACGGACCAGGCCCAGGAGGCCCATGCCTTTCTGCGCCGGCTGTTAGCAAAGATCTACAACAAAAATCTTGCCGAAACAGTCCGTGTCCTGTATGGTGGCTCGGTTAAGCCTGACAATATCAGCGCTCTGATGGCCCAGGCTGACATAGACGGCGCTCTGGTTGGCGGAGCTGCCCTGAAAATTGATGCATTCGAGCGGATTATTCGCTTTCAATGA
- a CDS encoding cytochrome c biogenesis protein CcdA translates to MEIFSTEFEQALAASPLLALALAYAGGLLASLTPCVYPMLPITAGIIGRANVGGSKLRALGLSCIHVFGMASTYAALGVFAAASGHIFGSLASNPWTLLIVGNIFALFALWMLDVFPVPSLHLHGPALSGLTKMGGYAGIFAAGIAAALVAGPCTTPVLGALLTYTAVAGNVAFGALLFFVFSLGLGTLLLAVGAFSGCLAALPRSGQWMLWVKKALGMLMLAAAEYCIFRAGSFFL, encoded by the coding sequence ATGGAGATCTTTTCCACCGAATTCGAGCAGGCGCTCGCCGCCTCGCCCCTCTTGGCCCTGGCCCTGGCCTACGCGGGCGGCTTGCTCGCCAGCCTGACCCCCTGCGTCTATCCAATGCTGCCGATTACGGCAGGCATCATCGGCCGCGCCAATGTGGGCGGTTCAAAACTTCGGGCTCTTGGCCTCTCCTGCATCCATGTCTTCGGCATGGCAAGCACCTATGCGGCTCTGGGCGTTTTTGCCGCTGCCAGTGGCCACATCTTTGGCAGCTTGGCCAGCAATCCCTGGACGCTGCTCATCGTGGGCAACATCTTCGCGCTCTTTGCCCTGTGGATGCTGGACGTGTTTCCAGTGCCCTCGCTACATCTACATGGCCCGGCCCTGTCCGGACTCACCAAAATGGGCGGTTATGCCGGCATTTTTGCCGCCGGCATCGCTGCCGCGCTCGTGGCCGGCCCCTGCACCACACCGGTTTTGGGGGCGCTTTTAACCTATACCGCAGTGGCCGGCAATGTGGCCTTTGGCGCGCTGCTGTTTTTCGTCTTTTCTCTGGGCCTGGGCACGCTGCTGCTGGCGGTCGGCGCCTTTTCCGGCTGTCTGGCCGCACTGCCGCGCTCCGGCCAATGGATGCTCTGGGTGAAAAAGGCCCTGGGAATGCTCATGCTGGCAGCCGCCGAATACTGCATCTTCAGGGCTGGTTCCTTCTTTTTATAA
- a CDS encoding sulfide/dihydroorotate dehydrogenase-like FAD/NAD-binding protein has translation MPTPILSKESLIPGKTSKLVLEAPQIAGKARPGHFVILRMNEKGERIPLTIADTDPEKGTITIVYLVMGKSTAVLESLNAGDAILDVCGPLGRATHIEKRGTVVCVGGGTGIAAMHHIAKGHSRIGNRVVGIIGARSKDLLLFEKELKSFVDELLISTDDGSYGHKGLVTELLKDRLEKDREVFEVVAVGPVPMMSAVAETTRPFGVKTTVSLNPVMVDGIGMCGACRVTVGGETRFACVDGPEFDGHQVDFAELRRRLGAFREQETQSLELWRCSCHGNK, from the coding sequence ATGCCAACACCTATTTTGTCCAAGGAAAGCCTGATTCCTGGCAAAACCAGCAAACTTGTTCTGGAGGCGCCACAGATAGCAGGGAAGGCGCGGCCCGGCCACTTCGTCATCCTCAGGATGAACGAAAAGGGCGAGCGCATACCGCTCACTATCGCCGACACGGATCCGGAAAAAGGCACCATCACCATCGTGTATCTGGTGATGGGCAAGAGCACCGCTGTCCTGGAGAGTCTGAATGCCGGTGATGCCATTCTGGATGTCTGCGGTCCTCTGGGGCGTGCCACCCATATTGAAAAGCGCGGCACTGTCGTGTGCGTGGGGGGCGGCACCGGCATTGCGGCCATGCACCACATTGCCAAGGGCCATTCCAGAATCGGCAACAGGGTGGTGGGCATCATCGGCGCCCGCAGCAAGGATCTGCTGCTCTTCGAGAAGGAGCTGAAATCCTTTGTGGACGAGCTGTTGATTTCCACGGACGACGGCAGCTACGGCCACAAGGGGCTGGTCACGGAACTGCTGAAGGACAGGCTGGAGAAGGACCGGGAAGTCTTCGAGGTCGTGGCGGTGGGGCCGGTGCCCATGATGTCCGCCGTAGCCGAAACCACCAGGCCTTTCGGCGTCAAGACCACGGTCAGCCTGAACCCCGTCATGGTGGACGGCATTGGCATGTGCGGCGCCTGCCGTGTGACGGTGGGTGGCGAAACCAGGTTCGCCTGTGTGGATGGCCCGGAATTTGACGGCCATCAGGTCGATTTTGCCGAGCTGCGCCGCCGCCTGGGCGCGTTCCGCGAACAGGAAACCCAATCTCTTGAGCTGTGGAGGTGCTCTTGCCATGGAAACAAATAA
- a CDS encoding cysteine synthase, producing the protein MNLIELIGNTPLVSLDKINHRHNQVPILGKLEAKNPGGSIKDRAALSMVLAGEKSGELSRDKILIEATSGNTGIGIAMVCAQRGYKCLLVMPESASIERRKIMLAYGAEIILTPAKLATDGAIEKAYTLARENPEQYYLVDQYNNPANWQAHYNGTAPEIWAQTRGLVTDVIATMGTSGTAMGLSRWFRDHHPEVRVIAVEPCPGHKIQGLKNMKESYRPGIFDKSLPSEIVTAYDEGAFSMARRMAAEEGILVGMSGGAAVFAALERAKELSSGCIVVILPDSGERYLSTTLFASQERSGSGTSLRLFNTMSRKKEVFKPLNPGKATMYACGPTAFTPPNLAHCRRFVVADLIRRYLEYRGLTVDSYMNYTDLDDNTIAGAMQAGLDLKTFTGRHIDQFRQAAAALGVQPATGNPLASEHVQDMIEIAHELIHRGYAYEKHGSIYFDISKFPRYGRLSGVDLGKIKVGQTVDLDNYDKDNPRDFTLLKRSTLAELKQGIFFKTDRGNVRPGWHIECSAMSTRYLGQTLDIHTASQDLMFPHHENEIAIAEALTDKPLANYWLHSGQVMEGGRKMAAEAGNIVTLQEVLDRGTAHGNCVSCS; encoded by the coding sequence ATGAATTTGATTGAACTTATCGGCAATACCCCGCTGGTCAGCCTGGATAAAATCAACCACAGGCACAATCAGGTGCCCATTCTGGGCAAGCTGGAGGCCAAAAATCCCGGCGGCTCGATAAAAGACAGGGCCGCACTTTCCATGGTTCTGGCCGGTGAAAAGAGCGGTGAACTCAGCCGGGACAAAATTCTTATTGAAGCCACGAGCGGCAATACCGGCATCGGCATTGCCATGGTCTGCGCCCAAAGGGGCTACAAGTGCCTGCTCGTCATGCCGGAATCCGCCTCCATCGAGCGCCGCAAAATCATGCTGGCCTATGGCGCGGAAATCATCCTGACCCCGGCCAAGCTGGCAACCGACGGCGCCATTGAAAAGGCCTATACTCTGGCCCGGGAAAACCCGGAGCAGTACTATCTGGTGGACCAGTACAACAACCCGGCCAACTGGCAGGCGCACTACAACGGCACAGCGCCGGAAATCTGGGCGCAGACCAGGGGCCTGGTGACAGATGTCATCGCCACCATGGGCACCAGCGGCACTGCCATGGGGCTGTCCCGCTGGTTTCGGGACCATCACCCGGAGGTGCGGGTGATTGCCGTGGAGCCCTGCCCGGGTCACAAGATTCAGGGCTTGAAAAACATGAAGGAATCCTACCGGCCCGGAATCTTCGACAAAAGCCTGCCATCCGAAATCGTCACCGCCTATGATGAGGGCGCCTTCAGTATGGCAAGAAGGATGGCGGCGGAAGAGGGGATTCTGGTCGGCATGAGCGGCGGTGCCGCCGTCTTTGCCGCCCTGGAGCGCGCGAAAGAGTTGAGCAGCGGCTGCATCGTGGTCATCCTGCCGGACAGCGGCGAGCGTTATCTGAGCACCACACTCTTTGCCTCGCAGGAAAGAAGCGGTTCGGGCACGAGCCTCCGGCTTTTCAACACCATGAGCCGCAAAAAGGAGGTCTTCAAACCGCTGAACCCGGGCAAGGCCACCATGTACGCCTGCGGGCCCACAGCCTTCACCCCGCCCAATCTGGCGCACTGCCGCCGCTTCGTAGTGGCTGATCTGATCCGCCGTTACCTGGAGTATCGGGGACTAACGGTGGATTCCTACATGAATTACACCGATCTGGACGACAATACCATTGCCGGGGCAATGCAGGCCGGGCTTGACCTGAAGACCTTTACCGGCCGTCATATCGATCAGTTCAGGCAGGCCGCCGCTGCCCTGGGGGTACAGCCTGCCACTGGCAATCCACTGGCCTCCGAGCACGTGCAGGACATGATCGAAATTGCCCATGAGCTCATTCATCGGGGCTATGCCTACGAAAAGCACGGTTCCATCTATTTCGACATCTCCAAATTCCCGCGTTACGGCCGCCTGTCCGGTGTGGATCTGGGCAAGATCAAGGTGGGCCAAACCGTTGACCTGGACAACTATGACAAGGACAACCCGCGTGACTTTACGCTCCTGAAGCGCTCGACTCTGGCCGAGTTGAAACAGGGTATCTTTTTCAAGACCGATCGGGGCAACGTGCGGCCTGGCTGGCATATCGAGTGCTCGGCCATGTCCACCCGCTATCTGGGCCAGACCCTGGACATTCACACTGCAAGCCAGGATCTGATGTTTCCACACCACGAAAACGAAATCGCCATTGCCGAAGCCCTGACCGACAAGCCGCTGGCCAACTACTGGCTGCACTCCGGTCAGGTGATGGAAGGCGGCCGGAAAATGGCGGCCGAGGCGGGCAATATCGTGACGCTGCAGGAGGTGCTTGACAGGGGTACAGCGCACGGGAACTGCGTTTCCTGCTCCTGA
- a CDS encoding TlpA family protein disulfide reductase → MRKPHSTPFFLAMTLCAALSLLMTANAVFADDTAKAPADGNTAAPEEQAAATKEKGIQLIPFKGYDLDGKPLNLGDRIGKKPVLLVFWASWCPGCKAEVPKVNELARQYASRGMDFIGINIGENDTYKRAKLWASKHGVSYPNYFDATGMVGQMYRLQGVPTVVVADSKGYIRFYGHDVPEISEDIFQKLTAN, encoded by the coding sequence ATGCGCAAGCCACACTCTACCCCGTTTTTCCTGGCAATGACTCTGTGTGCCGCCCTTTCCCTGCTCATGACGGCCAATGCCGTTTTTGCGGATGACACGGCCAAAGCTCCTGCCGACGGCAATACCGCCGCCCCTGAGGAACAAGCGGCAGCGACAAAAGAAAAGGGCATTCAGCTCATTCCCTTCAAAGGCTACGATCTGGATGGCAAGCCGCTCAATCTGGGCGACCGTATCGGCAAAAAACCGGTGCTCCTGGTTTTCTGGGCCAGTTGGTGCCCGGGTTGCAAGGCAGAGGTGCCCAAAGTGAACGAGCTGGCCAGGCAGTATGCCAGCCGGGGCATGGACTTCATCGGCATAAATATCGGCGAAAACGATACCTATAAGCGGGCCAAGCTCTGGGCCTCCAAACACGGCGTGAGCTATCCCAACTATTTTGATGCCACCGGCATGGTTGGCCAAATGTACCGCCTGCAGGGCGTGCCCACGGTGGTGGTTGCCGACAGCAAGGGCTACATCCGCTTTTACGGTCACGATGTGCCGGAAATCAGCGAGGATATTTTCCAGAAGTTAACGGCCAACTAA
- the secG gene encoding preprotein translocase subunit SecG encodes MTTLLIVVHVIVCFFLIAIVLLQHGKGADIGATFGGSSQSLFGTEGPVPLLHKITTGAAIIFMLTSVTLAYYSANKSTGSVMSKVPMQEQTVPASQEATPAAPDAAQPAAPVSAPATASKKAAEEARTQATEEAAPAKAQQSASAGSDEKAQSAVPASQQTAPAASPAPLEPAKKASAKKQAETAAAAEKPAKETSKPVKKVAPAPRQKVEIPKGADKQKQ; translated from the coding sequence ATGACCACCTTACTGATCGTCGTTCACGTCATCGTCTGCTTCTTTCTCATCGCCATCGTGCTGTTGCAGCACGGGAAGGGCGCGGATATAGGTGCAACCTTTGGGGGATCCAGCCAGTCCCTGTTCGGCACCGAAGGACCCGTGCCGCTGCTGCACAAAATTACAACCGGCGCAGCCATCATTTTTATGCTCACGTCGGTCACGTTGGCCTATTACTCCGCCAATAAATCGACCGGTTCGGTCATGAGCAAGGTTCCCATGCAGGAACAGACGGTGCCCGCAAGCCAGGAAGCGACTCCGGCTGCCCCGGACGCCGCGCAGCCGGCTGCTCCGGTTTCAGCGCCTGCAACCGCATCTAAAAAGGCAGCGGAAGAGGCAAGAACTCAAGCAACTGAAGAAGCAGCCCCTGCAAAAGCGCAACAGTCCGCATCAGCAGGCAGCGACGAAAAGGCCCAATCTGCAGTTCCCGCGAGTCAGCAAACAGCCCCAGCGGCCAGCCCCGCTCCGCTTGAGCCTGCAAAGAAGGCCTCTGCAAAAAAACAGGCAGAAACAGCGGCTGCTGCCGAAAAACCTGCGAAGGAAACATCCAAACCGGTTAAAAAAGTGGCTCCTGCTCCCCGGCAGAAAGTAGAAATACCGAAAGGGGCGGATAAGCAGAAGCAGTAA
- a CDS encoding DALR domain-containing protein, translating to MHFSYKRLNAARIALKRIDEYTRKLLCLPAGLPSSAIPAQLETLQTRFTQSLNDDLNVSGAMGALFHFIKQSNPLVQHRMVDAEQKKAITAQLESMNTVLGIFDMNQCPLSPEINRLIQKREAARARKAWAEADAVREELLAMGINVLDTAGGPVWERVVRSCAVCGKQAASCACQLEKEGGAGQGACGQG from the coding sequence ATGCACTTTTCCTACAAGCGGCTCAATGCGGCCCGCATAGCGCTGAAACGGATCGACGAATACACGCGGAAGCTGCTCTGTCTGCCCGCAGGCCTGCCCAGCTCGGCTATCCCGGCCCAGTTGGAGACCTTGCAGACCCGTTTTACCCAGAGCCTGAACGATGACCTCAACGTCTCCGGAGCCATGGGCGCCCTGTTCCACTTCATCAAGCAGAGCAATCCCCTGGTGCAGCACCGCATGGTGGATGCGGAGCAGAAAAAGGCCATTACCGCTCAACTGGAAAGCATGAACACCGTATTGGGCATTTTCGACATGAATCAGTGTCCCCTGTCGCCGGAGATCAACAGGCTGATCCAGAAGCGGGAAGCGGCACGGGCACGCAAGGCATGGGCCGAGGCCGATGCAGTGCGGGAGGAACTGCTGGCCATGGGCATCAATGTGCTGGACACGGCCGGCGGCCCGGTCTGGGAGCGGGTGGTCAGAAGCTGCGCCGTGTGCGGCAAGCAGGCGGCCTCCTGCGCCTGTCAGCTGGAAAAAGAAGGCGGGGCAGGACAAGGCGCCTGCGGCCAGGGCTGA
- the gltA gene encoding NADPH-dependent glutamate synthase, which translates to METNKPKKAAVPRTPMPCQPPEERRHNFKEVALGYTREMAMTEAGRCMQCKKPLCVSGCPVEVPIRDFIREIQAGNLDAAYRIIKTTNSLPAVCGRVCPQERQCESKCILGKKGEAVAIGRLERFVADSYIASTACEQVTGTNACAMPAGGRKVACIGSGPSSLTCAGVCATAGIKVDVFEALHEPGGVLIYGIPAFRLPKGVVATEVNGLRQTGVDFHLNHVGGRTVDVAELAREYDAVFIGVGAGLPIFLGVPGENLVGVLSANEYLTRVNLGRAYDFPNYDTPAAPGKRVTVFGAGNVAMDAARTALRMGADEVHVVYRRTRAEMPARVEEVEHAEEEGVQFDILSAPLHFNGDENLRLKSVTLQKMQLGEPDASGRRRPLPIPGSEYEMATDLAIVALGTRSNPILLQATPELKLNKRGYIEINEETGETSMPGVFAGGDIVTGSATVILAMGAGRRAGQTMVKRILG; encoded by the coding sequence ATGGAAACAAATAAGCCGAAAAAAGCCGCGGTGCCCCGCACTCCCATGCCCTGTCAGCCACCGGAAGAGCGGCGGCACAACTTCAAGGAAGTGGCCCTGGGCTACACCAGGGAAATGGCCATGACCGAGGCCGGCCGTTGCATGCAGTGCAAGAAGCCGCTGTGCGTAAGCGGTTGTCCGGTCGAGGTGCCTATCCGCGACTTCATCCGCGAGATTCAGGCCGGCAACCTGGACGCCGCCTACCGCATCATCAAAACCACGAACAGTCTGCCTGCCGTGTGCGGCCGGGTCTGTCCCCAGGAACGCCAGTGCGAGAGCAAATGCATCCTGGGCAAAAAGGGGGAAGCCGTGGCCATCGGCCGGCTCGAGCGTTTTGTGGCGGACAGCTATATTGCCTCCACGGCCTGTGAGCAGGTGACCGGCACCAATGCCTGCGCCATGCCCGCAGGCGGCAGGAAGGTGGCCTGCATTGGTTCTGGCCCCTCATCTCTGACCTGCGCTGGCGTTTGCGCCACGGCGGGCATCAAGGTGGATGTGTTCGAGGCCCTGCACGAGCCGGGCGGCGTGTTGATTTACGGCATTCCGGCCTTCCGTCTGCCGAAAGGCGTGGTGGCCACCGAGGTCAACGGCCTGCGGCAGACCGGCGTGGATTTTCATCTGAATCACGTGGGTGGCCGCACCGTGGATGTGGCGGAGCTGGCCAGGGAATACGATGCGGTCTTCATCGGCGTGGGTGCGGGTCTGCCGATTTTTCTGGGTGTGCCCGGTGAAAACCTGGTTGGCGTGCTTTCGGCCAACGAGTACCTGACCCGTGTCAATCTGGGCCGGGCCTATGATTTCCCGAACTACGACACCCCGGCTGCCCCCGGCAAGCGCGTGACCGTATTCGGCGCGGGCAACGTGGCCATGGATGCGGCCCGTACGGCCCTGCGCATGGGCGCGGACGAAGTGCATGTCGTGTATCGCCGCACCCGGGCCGAAATGCCGGCCCGGGTTGAAGAGGTGGAGCATGCCGAGGAGGAGGGCGTGCAGTTCGACATACTTTCGGCGCCCCTGCATTTCAACGGTGACGAGAATCTGCGGCTCAAATCCGTGACCCTGCAGAAGATGCAGTTGGGCGAGCCGGATGCCTCCGGCCGCCGCCGGCCGCTGCCCATTCCCGGTTCGGAGTACGAGATGGCGACCGATCTGGCCATCGTGGCTTTGGGCACGCGCTCCAACCCGATTCTTTTGCAGGCCACGCCCGAGCTCAAGCTCAACAAGCGCGGCTATATCGAGATCAACGAGGAAACCGGTGAGACCTCCATGCCGGGTGTCTTTGCAGGTGGCGACATCGTCACCGGTTCGGCTACGGTCATTCTGGCCATGGGCGCCGGCCGCAGGGCAGGGCAGACCATGGTCAAGCGAATTTTAGGCTGA